One Desulfobulbus propionicus DSM 2032 DNA segment encodes these proteins:
- the modA gene encoding molybdate ABC transporter substrate-binding protein, with protein sequence MKSLQAIVATIFTCLLSASLLQAAEEIRISVPASMTDAMKELAAQFGASGKHAQIVPNYGPSGTLAKQIVEGAPADIFISANQKWMTYLRDEKKIDPASEKILAANTLVFVGMKNPAVTTLADIVTLKQIAIGSPKSVPAGEYAAQAMEKAAIYKQLEEAQKLVMAKDVRQSLTYADRGETDGAFVYKTDALMAEKAVILFEVPQDLYERVTYPIALTADGAKKAEAKAFYTFLIGPEGLKVFLHYGFSAPK encoded by the coding sequence ATGAAATCACTACAAGCCATCGTCGCCACCATCTTTACCTGCCTGTTGAGCGCCTCCCTCCTCCAGGCTGCCGAGGAGATCCGCATCTCGGTTCCGGCCTCCATGACCGACGCCATGAAGGAACTGGCCGCCCAATTCGGCGCCTCGGGCAAGCACGCCCAGATCGTGCCTAATTATGGGCCCTCCGGCACCCTGGCCAAACAGATCGTCGAGGGCGCGCCGGCGGATATCTTCATCTCGGCCAACCAGAAGTGGATGACCTATCTCCGCGACGAAAAAAAGATCGATCCGGCCAGCGAGAAAATTTTGGCCGCCAACACCCTGGTCTTTGTCGGCATGAAGAATCCAGCCGTGACCACGTTGGCGGATATCGTCACCTTGAAGCAGATCGCCATCGGCAGCCCGAAAAGCGTGCCCGCCGGCGAGTATGCGGCTCAGGCCATGGAAAAGGCCGCCATCTACAAACAACTGGAAGAGGCACAGAAGCTGGTCATGGCCAAGGACGTGCGTCAATCGCTGACCTATGCCGACCGGGGCGAAACCGATGGCGCCTTTGTCTACAAGACCGATGCCCTGATGGCCGAAAAGGCGGTGATCCTGTTCGAGGTTCCCCAGGATCTCTATGAAAGGGTGACCTACCCGATTGCCCTGACCGCGGATGGTGCCAAGAAGGCCGAGGCCAAGGCCTTCTACACCTTCCTCATCGGTCCGGAGGGACTGAAGGTCTTTTTGCACTACGGCTTCAGCGCCCCGAAATAA
- the modC gene encoding molybdenum ABC transporter ATP-binding protein, which yields MHLDVSLRKQQGTFQFTAEFSLSGQRIGLFGPSGSGKSTLMHLLAGLLKPDSGSIHLDETVLFDSARGINLPPEQRRIGVVFQHAHLFPHMSVRRNLLYGWRRTPEAERHVEPEAIIEVLHLAHLLDRGVNLLSGGERQRVALGRTILSCPRLILMDEPLTGLDEELKFQIMPYLNSVFSRFDIPLLFISHSLLEMRLMTEQVLVVEQGEVKRQMATEELAQSAWAASRQGYVNLLRLGRPQPQGDLWAYQWGDVRLVLTEQGENEENVFELDAREILLFKRHPEATSARNLLPCTVRKLFTVGNRVRVELQCGSQTMTVQIVPESMRELALETGKEVVAVIKASAFRKLL from the coding sequence ATGCACCTGGACGTTTCCCTCCGCAAGCAACAGGGCACCTTTCAATTCACCGCCGAATTCAGCCTCTCCGGTCAACGTATCGGCCTGTTTGGACCCTCGGGCAGTGGTAAATCTACGCTAATGCACCTGCTGGCCGGACTGCTCAAGCCGGACAGCGGTTCCATCCACCTGGATGAAACAGTGCTGTTTGACAGTGCTCGCGGCATCAACCTGCCACCGGAACAGCGCCGCATCGGTGTCGTCTTTCAGCATGCCCATCTCTTTCCGCACATGAGCGTGCGCCGCAACCTGCTCTACGGCTGGCGGCGCACGCCGGAGGCCGAGCGGCATGTTGAGCCGGAGGCGATCATCGAGGTCCTCCATCTGGCGCACCTGCTGGACCGGGGCGTCAATCTGCTCTCCGGCGGCGAACGCCAACGGGTGGCCCTGGGCCGCACCATCCTCTCCTGCCCCCGCTTGATTCTCATGGATGAACCACTCACCGGCCTGGATGAGGAACTGAAGTTTCAGATCATGCCCTACCTCAACTCGGTGTTTTCCCGCTTCGACATTCCCCTGCTGTTCATCAGCCATTCCCTGTTGGAGATGCGGCTGATGACCGAGCAGGTGCTGGTGGTGGAACAGGGAGAGGTCAAGCGGCAGATGGCCACCGAGGAACTGGCGCAGTCCGCCTGGGCGGCCTCCCGCCAGGGCTATGTCAACCTGCTGCGGTTGGGCCGACCGCAGCCGCAGGGCGATCTCTGGGCCTATCAGTGGGGAGATGTGCGCCTGGTGCTCACCGAACAAGGCGAAAACGAGGAGAATGTCTTTGAACTCGATGCCCGGGAGATTCTGCTCTTCAAACGCCATCCCGAAGCCACCAGTGCCCGCAACCTGCTCCCCTGTACCGTGCGCAAGCTGTTCACCGTCGGCAACCGGGTGCGAGTGGAACTGCAGTGCGGCTCCCAGACCATGACCGTGCAGATCGTTCCGGAATCGATGCGCGAGTTGGCGTTGGAAACAGGAAAAGAGGTGGTGGCGGTGATCAAGGCATCTGCCTTCCGCAAGTTGCTGTAG
- the modB gene encoding molybdate ABC transporter permease subunit, translating to MFLQPSDLDAILLSFKVACTATLLSTPLGIGVAYLLVHTRIPGKAIIEGIVNLPLVLPPVVIGYLLLVLFGRRGWIGSWLMEYNIQIIFTLTGAIIASAVVGFPLLVRSIRLGMELVDPAYHRAARTLGASGWDAFFTVTLPLSGRAVFAGMTLMFARSLGEFGATIILAGNIPGVTQTIPLAIYEYTSTPGGDRMALSLCMVSIILSFIVLLASGAASKSLDKK from the coding sequence ATGTTTCTGCAACCCTCGGATCTCGACGCGATCCTGCTTTCCTTCAAGGTGGCCTGCACGGCCACCTTGCTCTCCACGCCGCTGGGCATCGGTGTCGCCTATCTGCTCGTCCACACCCGCATTCCGGGCAAGGCCATCATCGAGGGTATCGTCAACCTGCCGCTGGTGCTGCCCCCGGTGGTGATCGGCTACCTATTGTTGGTGCTCTTTGGCCGCCGGGGCTGGATCGGCTCATGGCTCATGGAGTACAACATCCAGATTATCTTCACCCTTACCGGGGCTATTATTGCCTCGGCCGTGGTCGGTTTCCCCCTCTTGGTCCGCTCGATCCGCCTGGGCATGGAATTGGTTGATCCCGCCTATCACCGGGCAGCCCGCACCCTGGGCGCCAGCGGCTGGGACGCCTTTTTCACCGTGACCCTGCCGCTTTCCGGACGGGCGGTCTTTGCCGGCATGACCCTGATGTTCGCCCGCAGCCTGGGCGAGTTCGGGGCCACCATCATCCTGGCCGGCAACATTCCCGGGGTCACCCAGACCATACCGCTGGCCATCTACGAATACACCAGCACCCCGGGGGGTGACCGCATGGCGCTGTCGCTCTGCATGGTGTCGATCATCCTTTCCTTTATCGTCTTGTTGGCCAGTGGCGCGGCCAGTAAATCGCTGGACAAAAAATAG
- a CDS encoding DUF4424 family protein, protein MKHLIRLLLCCLLLAPAICRANDGFGGLSATGLHFHKNASVRMLAEDLFLSPGQVRVRSVFRNEGAMDVQGEVIFPLPPISLAALTDSGFALSEQQLARENVVDFIASVNGQRIPVQSDRIAVREPHFEAQRPLSAGYDTPGEDVTAVLKELGIPLSLNVTEVAAMIARLPQPSKDRLRAGKLADFFDGEPPRPAWSIIVRYHWPQVFPAGREITIDHRYAPAPPGGIFSWPKQERDLDPYQRELIQTYCIDDTTRKGLVKRLHHASAGELAGTGTALFLDYVLTTANTWHGPIGTFRLTIDKGSPDNILSLCMDGIRKTGPTTFVVEKTNFTPTEDLRLLIVSRLAQ, encoded by the coding sequence ATGAAACACCTGATCCGACTCCTGCTCTGCTGCCTGCTGCTCGCACCAGCCATCTGCCGCGCCAACGACGGCTTCGGTGGCTTGAGCGCCACTGGCCTGCATTTCCACAAGAACGCGAGCGTCCGCATGCTTGCCGAGGATCTCTTTCTTAGCCCCGGCCAGGTGCGCGTGCGATCCGTGTTCCGCAACGAGGGGGCCATGGACGTTCAGGGGGAGGTTATTTTCCCCCTGCCGCCGATCTCCTTGGCCGCCCTGACCGACTCCGGCTTCGCCCTCTCCGAGCAGCAGCTGGCCCGGGAGAATGTGGTCGATTTCATTGCCTCGGTCAACGGACAACGAATCCCTGTCCAAAGCGACCGCATCGCTGTCCGGGAACCGCATTTCGAGGCACAGCGCCCGCTTTCGGCCGGCTACGATACGCCCGGCGAGGATGTCACCGCCGTGCTCAAGGAACTGGGCATACCGCTGTCGCTCAATGTCACCGAGGTGGCGGCCATGATCGCACGTCTGCCGCAGCCGTCCAAGGATCGGTTGCGCGCCGGGAAGTTGGCCGATTTTTTTGACGGTGAGCCGCCCCGCCCCGCCTGGTCCATCATCGTTCGCTATCACTGGCCTCAGGTCTTTCCCGCCGGCCGGGAGATAACCATTGACCATCGCTACGCGCCCGCCCCGCCGGGGGGCATTTTTAGCTGGCCCAAGCAGGAACGGGATCTCGACCCCTACCAACGGGAACTGATCCAGACCTACTGCATCGACGACACCACCCGCAAAGGCCTGGTCAAGCGGCTGCACCATGCCTCGGCCGGCGAGCTGGCCGGCACCGGCACGGCCCTCTTCCTGGACTATGTGCTGACCACGGCCAATACCTGGCATGGACCCATCGGCACCTTTCGCCTGACCATCGACAAAGGGTCACCGGACAACATCCTGTCCCTGTGCATGGACGGCATCCGCAAAACCGGTCCGACCACCTTTGTGGTGGAAAAGACCAACTTCACCCCGACCGAGGATCTACGCCTGCTGATTGTCTCCCGCCTGGCACAATGA
- a CDS encoding TOBE domain-containing protein — translation MTTQPVSPASDSLFLQHILGSSNKKNPTVPLLEEIDRCGSINQAAKTVGISYKAAWEKIENLNNLSSEPLLRRQVGGSGGGGTVLTEAGHAFLQRARTLQREFTSFLNFFYFSPDEAFNTLKTLRRIEMKISARNVWLGNVAKIEKGAVNSVVTVALKEQDTIVSVITDNSVQRLGLEIGSEVLAIVKAPSVMLALEVDRNKISARNILEGTVNRIVPGVVNDEVIIDLAGGNTVTSILTSESVKRLGLKEGMPVAAVIKASDVLLAVA, via the coding sequence ATGACAACACAGCCAGTTTCACCGGCATCAGATTCGCTTTTTCTCCAGCATATCCTCGGTTCATCGAACAAAAAAAACCCAACGGTGCCCCTGCTGGAGGAAATCGACCGCTGCGGCTCGATCAACCAGGCGGCCAAAACCGTGGGTATAAGCTACAAGGCCGCCTGGGAGAAGATTGAAAATCTCAACAACCTCAGCTCGGAACCACTGCTCAGGCGCCAGGTGGGCGGCAGTGGCGGGGGCGGGACGGTGCTGACCGAAGCCGGCCACGCCTTTCTGCAACGGGCGCGAACCCTGCAGCGGGAATTCACCAGCTTTCTTAATTTTTTTTATTTCTCGCCGGACGAGGCATTCAACACCTTGAAAACACTCAGGAGAATAGAAATGAAGATCAGTGCCCGCAATGTCTGGCTGGGCAACGTCGCCAAGATCGAAAAAGGGGCAGTGAACAGCGTGGTCACCGTGGCCCTCAAGGAGCAGGATACCATTGTCTCGGTGATTACGGATAACTCGGTACAGCGATTGGGACTCGAAATCGGTTCCGAAGTGCTGGCCATCGTCAAGGCACCCTCTGTGATGCTGGCGTTGGAGGTCGACCGCAACAAGATCTCCGCCCGCAATATCCTGGAAGGCACGGTGAATCGCATCGTGCCCGGCGTGGTCAACGACGAGGTGATCATCGATCTCGCCGGCGGCAACACGGTCACCTCGATCCTGACCTCGGAGAGCGTCAAACGCTTGGGTCTGAAAGAGGGGATGCCGGTCGCGGCGGTGATCAAGGCCTCGGATGTGTTGCTGGCTGTTGCCTAA
- a CDS encoding cytochrome c3 family protein: MRFNAVHGAILALCWTCIAALPVCATGGQGPEHVVIQSTIDKEKVAKPAYLPHHNHQWLECDGCHHSKGPGGKMEDYVAGQKIKQCETCHNSKAVMPEPIATLKRASHRLCMECHLQQDKDLARCGVCHTNK, encoded by the coding sequence ATGAGATTTAATGCGGTGCACGGGGCCATTCTTGCTCTCTGCTGGACATGCATTGCTGCCTTGCCGGTATGTGCCACGGGTGGACAAGGACCAGAACACGTGGTCATCCAATCGACGATTGACAAGGAAAAGGTGGCAAAGCCAGCCTACCTACCGCACCACAACCACCAATGGCTGGAATGCGATGGCTGCCATCACAGCAAAGGACCGGGCGGTAAAATGGAGGACTATGTGGCTGGGCAAAAAATTAAACAATGTGAAACCTGCCACAATAGCAAGGCAGTCATGCCAGAACCAATAGCGACGCTTAAACGGGCCAGCCACAGGCTCTGCATGGAATGCCACCTCCAGCAGGACAAAGATCTCGCCAGGTGTGGTGTCTGTCATACCAACAAATAA
- a CDS encoding C-GCAxxG-C-C family protein, which translates to MDSENEKRLKGVSRRQWLLGTGALATTAALAHLGGVLQPARAMGGNTEKWPWPYEKLDPMATAELAYKEWYRVYCGCAVISSVFTQLREKVGEPYVSFPIDAFVFLEGGVASWGTICGSNAGANIVANLIIGPRIAGADEGHLIGTDIMQWYCETALPVFKPKEPAFKGNIPQTISESPLCHVSVGKWMAVADKTVGSPERKDRCARVTASVAYHLVELLNDWKDGKYEEEGDWAPISDHGINAQPNCMECHGGGVPEAPRKKG; encoded by the coding sequence ATGGATTCTGAAAACGAAAAGAGACTGAAAGGAGTTTCCCGACGGCAATGGCTGCTTGGGACCGGGGCGTTGGCAACAACCGCTGCCCTGGCGCATCTGGGTGGGGTGTTGCAACCGGCCCGTGCCATGGGCGGCAACACCGAAAAATGGCCGTGGCCCTATGAAAAGCTCGATCCGATGGCCACCGCTGAACTTGCGTATAAAGAATGGTACCGAGTGTATTGCGGTTGCGCGGTTATCAGTAGCGTCTTCACCCAGCTACGAGAAAAGGTCGGCGAACCCTACGTTTCCTTTCCCATCGATGCCTTTGTCTTTCTTGAGGGTGGCGTGGCCAGTTGGGGCACGATCTGCGGCTCAAATGCTGGCGCGAACATCGTCGCCAACCTGATCATCGGCCCGCGAATTGCCGGTGCTGATGAGGGGCACCTGATCGGAACGGATATCATGCAGTGGTATTGCGAGACAGCTCTTCCTGTTTTTAAACCGAAAGAGCCTGCCTTCAAGGGCAACATTCCGCAGACCATCAGCGAATCGCCACTCTGTCATGTCTCGGTCGGTAAGTGGATGGCGGTTGCCGACAAAACGGTCGGCAGCCCAGAGCGCAAAGACCGTTGTGCGCGGGTGACGGCCAGCGTGGCCTATCACCTGGTGGAGCTGCTCAACGACTGGAAGGACGGCAAATACGAGGAAGAGGGGGACTGGGCCCCGATCTCCGATCACGGCATCAATGCCCAACCCAATTGCATGGAGTGCCACGGCGGCGGCGTACCCGAGGCCCCAAGGAAGAAAGGCTGA